The Kiritimatiellia bacterium genome window below encodes:
- the rsmH gene encoding 16S rRNA (cytosine(1402)-N(4))-methyltransferase RsmH, with product MHVPVLLRETLEAMGIRAGGTYIDGTVGNGGHAAAILERAGPRGRLLGIDRDGETLPRAADRLSRVGGWYRLEQGDYADMKALGLRNGIEKADGILLDLGMSSEQVDDAARGFSFQQNGPLDMRMDRAQVPTAAEYVNHLGEAALAELLWKLGEEPMARRIARRIVEERARQPIETTGELADIVARAKGGRRGRIHPATQTFQALRMAVNQELESLDRALAAAPDLLAPGGRLAVISFHRLEDRRVKAAMAAHVGRWESLPAGGRRWVGERPVLRWITRKPVTCSEEERGVNPRARSAKLRVAERID from the coding sequence ATGCACGTGCCCGTCCTGCTGCGGGAGACCCTCGAGGCGATGGGGATCCGGGCGGGGGGCACGTACATCGACGGGACGGTGGGGAACGGCGGGCACGCGGCGGCGATCCTGGAGCGGGCCGGACCCCGGGGGCGGCTGCTGGGGATCGACCGGGATGGCGAGACCCTGCCGCGCGCGGCGGATCGGCTTTCGCGGGTCGGCGGGTGGTACCGGTTGGAGCAGGGGGACTACGCGGATATGAAGGCGCTGGGGCTCCGGAACGGAATCGAGAAGGCGGACGGCATTCTCCTGGACCTGGGGATGTCCTCGGAGCAGGTGGACGACGCCGCGCGCGGGTTCAGCTTCCAGCAGAACGGGCCGCTGGACATGCGCATGGACCGCGCACAGGTTCCCACGGCCGCGGAGTACGTGAACCATTTGGGCGAGGCGGCGCTCGCGGAGCTCCTGTGGAAGCTGGGCGAGGAGCCGATGGCGCGCCGGATCGCCCGCCGGATCGTGGAGGAGCGGGCGCGTCAGCCGATCGAGACGACCGGCGAACTGGCGGACATCGTGGCGCGGGCGAAAGGCGGGCGAAGGGGCCGGATTCATCCCGCGACGCAGACCTTCCAGGCGTTGCGGATGGCCGTTAACCAGGAACTCGAGAGCCTGGACCGGGCCCTGGCCGCGGCGCCGGACCTGCTGGCGCCCGGGGGCCGGCTGGCGGTGATTTCGTTCCACCGGCTGGAAGACCGGCGGGTGAAGGCGGCGATGGCGGCGCACGTGGGCCGGTGGGAATCGCTGCCGGCGGGCGGGCGTCGATGGGTGGGAGAGCGGCCGGTGCTGCGCTGGATCACGCGCAAGCCGGTCACCTGCTCGGAGGAAGAGCGCGGGGTCAATCCCCGGGCCCGTTCGGCCAAGCTGCGGGTGGCGGAAAGGATCGATTAG